TCCGCCTCGGGCCACGTGTGGAGGTCGACGCCTCCCTTGCACTCCCACCACAGCGCCCGAACGCCCGGCGGAGCCCAGGCCCACAGCACCACCGCGCCGCGGGCGGTGAGCACCGCCTGCAGCCGGGAGCGCAGGCCGTCGTCGAGCGGCTGGCCGGCGGCTATGACCAGGCGGACCCGTGACCGCCAGTCGGTGCGGGCGTCGCTGGCATCGTCGACGGTGAGCAGCCGCGCCAGGTCGGCCGGGCGACCGACGACCACCGTCGGGAGCAGCCGGGCGGCGTCGGCGAACCGGGGGACCGGGGGGAGGTGGAAGGTCGACACGCCGTGCTCGCGCGCTCCGAGCACGGTCTGCCAGTACGCCAGGTACGGACCGGCGGGAAGGACGCTGAGTATCACGTCGTCGGTGCGGACGCCGCTGCCGGCCAGCCACTGGGCGCCGATGCGACCGAGGCGCTCCAGGTCGACGACGGACGACCCGAGCGGGACGCCGGCCTGGACGACCCAGTGCAGCGGCTTGTAGCGCCGCTCGAGCTCCTTGCGCGCCTTGATGGCTCGGCGGCCGTTTCCCTTCGGCCAGGGTGGCCGGAGCATGATCGACCCCGGGTCGCCCACGTCCTCCAGCGTCACCGGGTCGACCGTGGCGAGCTCGTCGAGCGTGCGGGGGACCGTTCCGCCGGAGCGGGCGGTGAGACGGGCCCGCTGGGCGGGCGAGTGGGCCGCGACCTCGGAGCGGAGGTACCGGGCCATCGTCTTGTCCCGGCTTCGGCCCATTCGGCCGAAACCCTACCGGGCACAGGCGGGGTCACGGCCGAAGGTAGCTTGCGCGCCCATGCGCTCGCGCCCCGACTCCCTGACGCGATGAGCCGAGTCCGGGTCAGCACGATCATCGACGCCCCGCCCCGGCGGGTGTGGGCGGCGGTGCGCGAGATCCATTCGCACGTCGACTGGATGGAGGACGCCGTCGCCATCCGGTACACGTCCGCCGGCCACGAAGGCGTCGGGACCACGTTCGACTGCGAGACCAAGGTCGGGCCGTTCCGCCTCACCGACCGCATGGAGGTCACCGAGTGGAGCGAGGGCCGGGCCATGGGCATCCGTCACGTGGGCCTGGTTCAGGGAACCGGACGGTTCACGGTGCGCCGCGCCCGCCGGGGCCGCACCCGCTTCACGTGGGACGAGCGCCTGCTCTTCCCGTGGTGGATGGGTGGGGCGCCGGGCTCGATGGTGGCGGCACCCGTGCTCCGACGCATCTGGCGGCGCAACCTGTCGAACCTGAAACGCCGGATCGAGGGGCCTCGGTGCCCGCCGCTCAGTGCAGGTCGCCGGCGATAAGGTCCCTGAGCACCGTGTCGTGGGACGTCCTGTCGGGGTCCACGCTCGTTCCGGCGGAGCACGCCCTACCGGGCCCGCTCCTCAGGGGCGAGGCCCAGGGCGACGGCCAGCTCGGCCAGCCCGGGATCGGGCACGGAGTGGTGCCGCAGAGCGTCGTGAACCAGCTCCTGGGCCCGCTCCCACGGGCCGTCGAGGCCGAGATCGTCGGAGATCCGGAGGAGGGCAAGGGCGGCATCGACGCCGCGCTGGGCGTTGGGCCCTCCCCGCACGGCCCGCTCGGTCGCGCTCTCGAGGAGCCGGCCGACGACGGCGCGCGATCTCGGCGTCCCCACTGCGAACCCGGCGGCGCGCGCCTCGCGGGCCAGCGCGACCGCCCGCTGGTAGTCCGACGGGTCGACGGATCCTTGCTGCGCCAACACCTCGGCCTCCAGGCGGCGGGCCAGCACGAGCTCGGACGGGGCGCGGAGCTCGGGCGGGAAGGGATAGTTCGCCGCCGCCAGCACGTCGATGGTCTTGCGGTGGTCGTCGAAGAGCCGCTCGTATGCGGCCGTGAAGCGCTCGGCCAGCGTCCTGGCCGCGCCCTCGACGATGTGCTCGGCGGCGTCGGGCAGCGCCGACGTGAGGTCGAACTCGCCCGGCCCGAACCCGTCGCTCAGCAGACGCAGCAGCGTCGTCACCGACGCGCCGTGCTGGAATGACCCGCGCAGGAACGACAGAGCGGCGGCGTCGGCCATCGCGTCGGCCCGCCTGGTCGAGCCCAGGACCTCGAGGGCGCCGAGGTGCAGGGCGGCGTAGACGTGCTCGCTCCTCCGCCCGGTGCGCAGGTGGGTGAGCACGACCCTGCCGGAGCACAGCGACACTCCACCGCGGTCGGAGCGGACGTGGTCGAGCACCTTCACGGCGTACGCACCCACCGTGCGCGATGGCGGGCGACGCTCCAGCAGCTCGACGAGAGCCAGGTTGGCGACCGCCCGATCGGCGTCGACGCGTGCGGGAAGGACGTGGCGGTGCCACACGTCGCGGCCGCTTCCCTCCTCGGGCACGTTGCTCTCGGCCTTGTCGAGCACGTCGAGGAACGCCTCCTCCCTCGGATCCTCGCCCAGCTCGGTCAGGTGGTCCATCACCCGCGCCGCGTACCGGAGGATCTGCACGGTCTCCAGGCCGGCCAGATCGTTGAAGAACCAGCCGCACGAGGTGTACATGGCCATGGCGTTGCGCTGCGCCTCGAGCAGGGTGAATGCCTCCACCGGGTCACCGATCACGTGGTCGTCGGCGAACTCCTCGCGGGTCACGGCACCGAGGAAGACCCGGAGGTAGTCGTCGCGGGCAGCCCACGGATTGCGGAGCACCGCGCCGCCGCGCCGGTCGAACACCTCGCCGAGGCGGTCGCGCAGGTCGTCGAGGGCATGGCGCAGCGGCGCCCGCCAGCGCTGCTGCCAGCCGGGCTGCCCGCCGGTCGAGCAGCCGCAGTCCTCCCGCCAGCGACCGACCCCGTGGGCGCACGACCACGAGCTGAGGAACACGTCCACCTCGTGCGCCGGAGGGTTGCGGCGGAGATGGGCGGACACGTTGGTGACCTCGACGCCTCGACCAGGGGCCTCCACGGACAGGGCGTGGGCGGCCAGCCGCTCACCCCATCGCTGGTGGTGCCCGAAGGTCTCGCCGTCGGCCGCGATGGTGACGAGACCGTCATGGCGGTCGTGGGTGACGCGGTCGAGCAGGCCCTGGCTCGACAAGGTCCCGAGCTCGAAGGCGATGGCGTGCGACAACCCGCCGTCGTAGAAGACGACGTCGACGCCCCGGCCCGAGCCGTCGGGGTGCAGCCACCGGTAGGGTCGCGCCGTGTCGACCCGGCCGCCCTCCACGCTCGTCCACGACCGGGGCCCGCTGCCGAGGGGCCGGACCCGCCGGGCCTGCCCGGGGGCGAGGATGGTGAAGGCCACGCCCTCCTCGGCCAGGACGGCCATGACCCGGTCGTCCACCGCCGCCTCGGGCAGCCACATCCCCTCCGCCGGCCGGCCGAACCGGTGCTCGAAGTCGATGAGACCCCATCGCACCTGCGTGCGCATGTCCCGCTCGTTGGCCAGGGGCAGGATGACGTGGCCCCACCCTTGGGCCATCCCGCCGTGCGTTCGGGCGTCGGCCGCGATGATGCGCCCGTACGTCTCGGGGTCGTGCACCTCCAGCCACGACAGCAACGTGGGGCCGACGTCGAAGGAGACGTGCTCGTAGTTGTTGACGATGTCGACCACCCGGCCGGCGTCGTCGAACACCCGTGCCACGCCGTTGGGCCGGTAGCACTCGGCGTCGATCCGGGCGTTCCAGTCGTGGAACGGCGCTGCAGAGGGCTCGCGTGAGAGCTGCTCCGTCCACGGGTTCTCCCGGGGCGGTTGGTAGAAGTGGGCGTGCACCACCAGGCTCGGGGCCATCACCTCGACGGTACCGGCCCTGCTGGCGATCGCGATCCGCCGACGAGGGTCAGCTCTGGGGCACCAGCCAGAGGACGGCGAGGGGCGGGAGGGTGAGCTCGGCGGAGAACGGAAGGCCGTGCCAGGAGGCGTCGGCCGCGTAGACGCTGCCGCTGTTGCCGACACCACTGCCGCCGAACTCGACGGCGTCGGTGTTCACCACCTCGCGCCAGTCACCGCCGCACGGAAGACCGAACCGGTAGCCGTGGCGGACGACGGGCGACAGGTTGGCGATGCAGGCCAGCGGCCGGCCGTCGGCGCCGATGCGCAGGAACGACAGCACGTTGTTCTCCACGTCGCTGGCGTCGATCCACCGGAATCCCTCGGGGCTGTCGTCGCGCTGCCAGAGCTGGGGCAGGTCTTGGTACGCCCGGTTGAGCGACGCCACGAGGCTCTGGACGCCACGGTGGCCGGGGTCGTCGAGCACGTGCCAGTCGAGGGCGTGCTCGTGGGACCACTCGCGTTCCTGGGCGATCTCGCCGCCCATGAACAGCAGCTGCTTGCCCGGATGGGCCCACATCCACGCGAAGAGGGCGCGCAGGTTGGCCAGCCGCTGCCACTTGTCGCCCGGCATCTTCGACACCAGGGCTCCCTTGCCGTGGACGACCTCGTCGTGGCTCAGGGGCAGCACGAAGTTCTCGCTGAAGGCGTAGAGGAGCCCGAAGGTGAGGTCGTTGTGGTGGTAGCGGCGGTGGATGGGATCCTTCGAGAAGTACTGGAGGGTGTCGTGCATCCACCCCATGTTCCACTTGAAGCCGAAGCCGAGGCCGCCCACGTACGTCGGCCGGGACACGGCCGGCCAGGCAGTGGACTCTTCGGCAACCATCATCACGCCGGGATGGGCGCCGTAGACGGCCTCGTTGAGCTCCTTGAGGAACTCGA
This genomic window from Acidimicrobiales bacterium contains:
- a CDS encoding SRPBCC family protein; the protein is MSRVRVSTIIDAPPRRVWAAVREIHSHVDWMEDAVAIRYTSAGHEGVGTTFDCETKVGPFRLTDRMEVTEWSEGRAMGIRHVGLVQGTGRFTVRRARRGRTRFTWDERLLFPWWMGGAPGSMVAAPVLRRIWRRNLSNLKRRIEGPRCPPLSAGRRR
- a CDS encoding DUF3536 domain-containing protein, which translates into the protein MAPSLVVHAHFYQPPRENPWTEQLSREPSAAPFHDWNARIDAECYRPNGVARVFDDAGRVVDIVNNYEHVSFDVGPTLLSWLEVHDPETYGRIIAADARTHGGMAQGWGHVILPLANERDMRTQVRWGLIDFEHRFGRPAEGMWLPEAAVDDRVMAVLAEEGVAFTILAPGQARRVRPLGSGPRSWTSVEGGRVDTARPYRWLHPDGSGRGVDVVFYDGGLSHAIAFELGTLSSQGLLDRVTHDRHDGLVTIAADGETFGHHQRWGERLAAHALSVEAPGRGVEVTNVSAHLRRNPPAHEVDVFLSSWSCAHGVGRWREDCGCSTGGQPGWQQRWRAPLRHALDDLRDRLGEVFDRRGGAVLRNPWAARDDYLRVFLGAVTREEFADDHVIGDPVEAFTLLEAQRNAMAMYTSCGWFFNDLAGLETVQILRYAARVMDHLTELGEDPREEAFLDVLDKAESNVPEEGSGRDVWHRHVLPARVDADRAVANLALVELLERRPPSRTVGAYAVKVLDHVRSDRGGVSLCSGRVVLTHLRTGRRSEHVYAALHLGALEVLGSTRRADAMADAAALSFLRGSFQHGASVTTLLRLLSDGFGPGEFDLTSALPDAAEHIVEGAARTLAERFTAAYERLFDDHRKTIDVLAAANYPFPPELRAPSELVLARRLEAEVLAQQGSVDPSDYQRAVALAREARAAGFAVGTPRSRAVVGRLLESATERAVRGGPNAQRGVDAALALLRISDDLGLDGPWERAQELVHDALRHHSVPDPGLAELAVALGLAPEERAR